The Leptolyngbya sp. CCY15150 genome contains a region encoding:
- a CDS encoding gamma-glutamylcyclotransferase yields MTRDAFFYYFAYGSCMCPVDLKRSLGESTHAYVLGPAVLQGYRLGFFRRSRLRNCGVLDVVPDASATVEGVLYRLPMHLSDRLDEREEGYQQATVAIHQGDRIYPHVRTYSVIEKLTEEHAPNDWYFNVVLRGAVTCGLSEQYCWRLFHHMHHLQQSQVTLRSA; encoded by the coding sequence ATGACCAGGGATGCATTTTTCTACTACTTTGCCTACGGATCCTGCATGTGCCCGGTGGATCTCAAGCGATCGCTGGGAGAATCAACCCATGCCTATGTGCTCGGCCCTGCGGTTCTTCAGGGCTATCGGCTAGGCTTTTTCCGGCGATCGCGTCTGCGTAACTGCGGTGTGCTGGACGTAGTGCCTGATGCTAGCGCCACCGTGGAGGGCGTGCTCTATCGGCTGCCCATGCATCTAAGCGATCGCCTCGATGAACGGGAAGAGGGCTATCAGCAAGCTACTGTGGCCATTCACCAAGGCGATCGCATTTACCCTCACGTGCGCACTTACAGTGTGATCGAGAAGTTAACCGAAGAGCACGCTCCCAACGATTGGTACTTCAACGTAGTCTTGCGGGGCGCGGTGACCTGCGGTCTATCGGAGCAATATTGCTGGCGTTTATTCCACCACATGCACCACCTGCAGCAATCTCAAGTGACTCTGCGGTCGGCCTGA
- a CDS encoding ABC transporter permease, translated as MTQAKSSLPPLLQRAIAPSLSTRFMWAGIVITTFFVVIALLAPWFQDWGLLQDPFKVPLENPIHSPPSADHWFGTDRKGYDVFSRTLFGTRAALHVVLLATTLSLLVGVPLGMVSGYLGGRVDRVMLFFMDTLYTLPGLLLSVTLAFMVGRGVLNAAIALSIAYVPQYYRVVRNHTVSVKTELFIEAAQAMGASTWTVLSRYLALNVIQSVPVLFTLNAADAVLVLGGLGFLGLGLPEQTPEWGQDLRQALDALPTGIWWTAMFPGLAMTSLVVGLSLVGEGLNDWINPLVRRER; from the coding sequence GTGACCCAAGCGAAATCTAGCCTGCCGCCTTTACTTCAGCGAGCGATCGCCCCCAGCCTCTCCACCCGGTTCATGTGGGCGGGGATTGTGATTACGACCTTCTTTGTGGTCATTGCCCTGCTGGCCCCTTGGTTTCAAGACTGGGGTCTGCTGCAGGATCCCTTCAAGGTGCCCCTAGAAAATCCGATCCATTCGCCTCCCTCCGCCGACCATTGGTTTGGCACCGATCGCAAGGGATATGATGTGTTTTCCCGTACCCTGTTTGGCACCCGAGCGGCGCTGCACGTGGTCTTGCTGGCGACAACGCTCAGTTTGTTGGTGGGTGTGCCCCTGGGCATGGTCAGCGGCTATCTGGGAGGCCGGGTAGACCGGGTGATGCTCTTCTTCATGGACACGCTCTACACCTTGCCAGGGCTACTGCTGTCTGTGACCTTAGCCTTTATGGTAGGACGGGGGGTGTTGAATGCAGCGATCGCCCTCAGTATTGCCTATGTGCCCCAGTACTACCGCGTGGTGCGCAATCACACCGTGAGCGTCAAGACGGAGCTGTTTATCGAAGCTGCCCAGGCCATGGGGGCTTCCACCTGGACGGTGCTGTCTCGCTACCTGGCTCTAAACGTGATTCAAAGTGTGCCGGTGCTGTTCACCCTCAATGCGGCGGATGCGGTGCTGGTGCTGGGGGGGCTAGGCTTCCTCGGCCTAGGGCTGCCGGAGCAAACGCCAGAATGGGGCCAGGATCTGCGGCAGGCCCTAGATGCTCTGCCCACCGGCATCTGGTGGACGGCTATGTTTCCAGGGCTAGCGATGACCAGTCTGGTGGTAGGCCTATCGCTGGTGGGCGAAGGGCTGAATGACTGGATCAATCCCCTGGTACGCCGCGAGCGCTAG
- a CDS encoding ROK family protein, whose product MGQTSSIQQVFGIDLGGTAIKLGCFDRQGTCDRSLTIPTPQPATPEAVLEALLGAIATLDPDYHCGAIGLGTPGPADAAGRVAKVAINLTGWQNVPLADWLEARTGRPTVLANDANCAGLGEAWLGAGQGIANLIVLTLGTGVGGAVILNGQLFVGHQGAAGELGLITLNPDGPPCNSGNRGSLEQYASVQAIRRRTGLEPDELGRRAAEGDGEAIAFWQAYGRDLGAGLASLLYVLTPEAVILGGGVSASAPFFFPSMQAELEQRVLPSSRQGLQVLTAQLGNQAGMVGAAQLAWQSLRSA is encoded by the coding sequence GTGGGGCAAACGTCATCTATTCAACAGGTGTTCGGTATTGACTTGGGCGGCACCGCCATTAAGCTAGGCTGTTTTGATCGCCAAGGAACCTGCGATCGCTCGCTTACGATTCCCACGCCCCAACCGGCGACGCCTGAGGCGGTGCTGGAAGCCTTGCTGGGGGCGATCGCGACCCTAGATCCCGACTATCACTGTGGGGCGATCGGTTTAGGTACACCGGGGCCGGCCGATGCGGCAGGACGGGTGGCTAAGGTGGCGATTAATCTAACGGGCTGGCAGAATGTGCCTCTGGCGGATTGGCTAGAAGCGCGCACCGGACGACCGACAGTCTTGGCCAATGATGCCAACTGTGCCGGGCTGGGGGAAGCCTGGCTAGGGGCCGGGCAGGGTATTGCCAACTTGATTGTGCTCACCTTGGGCACGGGGGTGGGTGGCGCGGTGATTCTCAATGGTCAGCTTTTTGTCGGTCACCAAGGGGCGGCTGGGGAACTGGGATTGATTACCCTCAACCCCGATGGGCCGCCCTGCAACAGCGGTAATCGCGGCTCCTTGGAGCAATATGCTTCCGTCCAGGCCATTCGCCGCCGCACGGGGCTAGAACCCGATGAACTGGGCCGACGGGCGGCCGAGGGTGATGGGGAAGCGATCGCCTTTTGGCAAGCCTACGGGCGAGATCTGGGGGCAGGGTTAGCCAGTTTGCTCTATGTGCTGACGCCAGAAGCGGTGATTCTTGGCGGCGGCGTCAGTGCTAGCGCCCCTTTCTTTTTTCCCAGTATGCAGGCGGAGCTAGAGCAGCGGGTGTTGCCAAGTTCACGGCAGGGGCTACAGGTGTTGACGGCCCAGTTGGGTAATCAGGCGGGGATGGTGGGCGCGGCCCAGCTCGCCTGGCAATCACTACGATCAGCGTGA
- a CDS encoding HAMP domain-containing sensor histidine kinase, translating into MGFTSWVFLMVGIGVGLITRPQLSRLLERSQSDQPEQVEIHRSDVEASHPDVVIHQAVQEALLAYYLAAEMNQFRAGFLARTSHELRSPLSSIISLHQLILTDLCEDHDEERDCVNQAYGATQKLLALLDSLILVSKTEYGTVQQSLQSVQLATVLDEAYALTNLLAKNRNLRLSVDAVDPEIWVQADPRRLQQVLVMLIDMPIMLMEEGTIHVSIHPQPDQQQVEIWIDDYRPPSAWREPLDFMNASPPPERLMHQILQGIRHQTPLPLSPSRFQPGSPRLPVSVGMALMMCQILLDRMNGRLELLETPLADADPTSTLESAGRSRLACYLPMALDTP; encoded by the coding sequence ATGGGCTTCACTTCTTGGGTATTTCTGATGGTTGGCATTGGTGTCGGGCTGATCACACGCCCCCAGCTTTCGCGGTTGCTCGAACGTTCCCAATCTGACCAGCCTGAACAAGTGGAGATACACCGCTCGGATGTAGAGGCTAGTCATCCTGATGTGGTCATCCATCAAGCGGTGCAGGAGGCGCTGCTGGCCTACTATCTCGCTGCGGAGATGAACCAGTTCCGAGCTGGCTTTTTGGCGCGCACGTCCCATGAGCTGCGATCGCCCCTCAGTTCGATCATCAGTCTGCATCAACTCATTTTGACGGATTTGTGTGAAGACCACGACGAGGAACGCGACTGTGTCAATCAAGCCTATGGGGCAACTCAAAAGCTTTTGGCGTTGCTAGATAGCCTAATTTTGGTCTCAAAAACAGAGTACGGCACGGTTCAGCAGTCGCTGCAAAGTGTTCAGCTTGCAACCGTGCTGGATGAAGCCTATGCCTTAACCAACCTGCTGGCCAAGAACCGAAATTTGCGCCTCTCAGTGGATGCTGTGGATCCAGAGATCTGGGTACAGGCAGATCCTCGGCGACTACAGCAGGTTTTGGTGATGCTGATTGATATGCCCATCATGCTGATGGAGGAGGGAACCATCCATGTTTCCATTCACCCCCAACCGGATCAGCAGCAGGTGGAGATCTGGATTGACGACTATCGTCCGCCCAGTGCTTGGCGAGAACCCTTGGATTTTATGAATGCCAGCCCTCCGCCAGAACGCCTAATGCATCAGATTCTTCAGGGCATTCGCCACCAAACGCCGCTGCCCCTAAGCCCATCCCGATTCCAGCCTGGTAGCCCGCGTCTGCCCGTGTCGGTGGGCATGGCGCTGATGATGTGTCAAATTTTGCTCGACAGGATGAACGGACGGCTGGAGCTACTCGAAACACCGCTGGCGGATGCAGACCCAACGTCAACCCTTGAGTCTGCTGGGCGATCGCGCTTGGCCTGTTATCTGCCTATGGCCCTAGATACTCCCTAG
- a CDS encoding response regulator transcription factor, which yields MGAVCIQIVEGNPHLRSLLGWHLQQTGYWVYQSADLHQARETFQTRQPNLVVLDSELPGGDGLEFCRWLQSQQQAFVLMLSARTTESDIVTGLRAGADDYLTKPFGMQEFLARVDALSRRSRMVSAPDSLNYGELKIDLIHRRVRLNEESIELTPQEFSLLYVLAQAGGLPLSRTELLRRAWPDAIDNHRTVDTHVLSLRKKIEVDPRQPNLIQTVRNVGYRFNVDVLSHDRPTSITAASHGTTNGTSDRPLFNHRPIANEHPFPRLAER from the coding sequence GTGGGCGCTGTTTGCATCCAGATTGTTGAAGGAAACCCCCATTTGCGATCGCTACTCGGTTGGCATCTGCAACAAACGGGGTACTGGGTTTACCAGTCGGCGGATCTCCATCAAGCCCGCGAGACATTTCAGACTAGGCAACCCAACCTTGTGGTGCTGGACTCTGAACTGCCTGGCGGTGACGGGCTCGAATTTTGCCGATGGCTACAGAGTCAGCAGCAGGCATTCGTCCTGATGTTATCAGCCCGCACGACTGAATCAGATATTGTGACGGGGTTACGGGCAGGGGCAGATGACTATCTAACCAAGCCCTTTGGGATGCAGGAATTTTTGGCCCGGGTAGACGCCTTATCGCGTCGTAGCCGGATGGTTTCTGCTCCTGACTCCCTCAACTACGGAGAGCTAAAGATTGATTTAATTCATCGCCGCGTGCGGTTGAATGAAGAATCGATTGAGCTTACCCCTCAAGAGTTTAGTTTACTCTATGTTTTGGCCCAAGCTGGGGGGCTGCCCCTGAGCCGGACAGAACTGCTGCGGCGGGCCTGGCCCGATGCCATCGATAACCATCGCACGGTGGATACCCATGTCCTTTCCCTGCGTAAGAAAATCGAGGTTGATCCCCGTCAGCCCAATCTCATTCAAACCGTACGGAATGTAGGCTATCGGTTTAATGTGGATGTGCTGTCCCACGATCGCCCGACATCGATCACCGCAGCTAGCCATGGCACCACCAACGGCACCAGCGATCGCCCCCTGTTTAACCATCGTCCGATCGCCAACGAGCATCCTTTTCCCCGACTAGCAGAACGTTAA
- the sfsA gene encoding DNA/RNA nuclease SfsA: MVIDWFYPYPPLLSGRLINRYKRFFADIELDSGEVVTAHCPNTGPMTGVYLPGNRVQVSKSDNPKRKLAYTWELIEVEDTVPTWVGVNTGLPNRVVRSLLDYRGLPELGDYTDIRPEVPYGIDGKSRIDFVLQPTEGDRPLYIEVKNTTWVQGSLALFPDTVTTRGQKHLRELIHIAETARPVMLYFINRGDCDRFSPGDVADPTYGQLLREAIAAGVEVLPCRFDVTPAGIRYLGLATLEL; the protein is encoded by the coding sequence ATGGTTATCGATTGGTTTTATCCTTACCCGCCGCTGTTGTCTGGGCGGTTAATCAACCGTTACAAACGCTTCTTTGCCGACATCGAGCTGGATAGTGGTGAGGTGGTGACGGCCCATTGCCCCAATACGGGCCCGATGACCGGGGTTTATTTGCCGGGGAACCGGGTGCAGGTATCGAAAAGCGATAATCCTAAGCGCAAGCTGGCCTACACCTGGGAGTTGATTGAGGTGGAGGATACGGTGCCCACCTGGGTGGGAGTGAATACGGGGTTGCCCAATCGGGTGGTGCGATCGCTGTTGGACTATCGCGGCCTACCGGAACTAGGCGACTACACAGACATTCGCCCCGAGGTGCCCTACGGTATAGACGGCAAAAGCCGCATTGATTTTGTCCTGCAGCCGACGGAGGGCGATCGCCCCCTCTACATTGAGGTGAAAAACACCACCTGGGTGCAGGGGAGCCTGGCCCTGTTTCCCGACACGGTGACCACCCGCGGGCAAAAACATTTGCGGGAACTCATCCATATCGCCGAAACGGCTCGCCCCGTCATGCTCTATTTCATCAACCGAGGCGACTGCGATCGCTTTTCCCCCGGTGATGTGGCCGATCCCACCTACGGTCAGCTTCTACGAGAGGCGATCGCTGCCGGGGTAGAGGTTCTGCCCTGCCGCTTTGATGTGACACCAGCCGGGATCAGGTATCTGGGTCTAGCGACCCTGGAACTTTAG
- a CDS encoding YajQ family cyclic di-GMP-binding protein gives MASNLSFDIVSDFDHQEMVNAVDQAMREIRTRYDLKDTKTEMDLGEDLLTITTDSDFTLQSIHMVLQTKAVKRGLSLKIFDYGSVESSSGNRVRQEIKLQRGIDKELGKKLSKIIRDEFKKVQAALQGDLVRVSAKSKDDLQLVMQRLRQEDLPVELQFVNYR, from the coding sequence ATGGCTTCCAATCTATCCTTTGACATTGTCAGCGACTTTGACCACCAGGAAATGGTCAATGCAGTAGACCAAGCCATGCGAGAAATTCGCACCCGGTATGACCTCAAGGATACGAAGACCGAGATGGATCTAGGAGAAGATCTGCTCACGATTACCACCGACAGCGACTTCACCCTGCAGTCGATTCACATGGTGCTGCAAACTAAGGCCGTGAAGCGGGGGCTATCGCTGAAAATTTTTGACTACGGCTCAGTTGAATCCTCCAGCGGTAATCGCGTGCGGCAAGAGATCAAGCTGCAGCGAGGCATTGATAAAGAACTGGGCAAAAAACTGTCGAAGATCATTCGCGACGAGTTCAAAAAAGTGCAGGCCGCCCTGCAAGGCGACTTAGTCCGGGTCTCGGCCAAATCCAAGGATGACCTACAACTGGTTATGCAGCGGCTCCGCCAGGAAGACTTGCCGGTTGAACTCCAGTTTGTGAATTATCGGTAG
- a CDS encoding MAPEG family protein translates to MALSFVETVSTPTILLYSVAIAALLIYLPFFVVGYGRLKAGYNSSAPRAQFDQLPPYAQRATWAHQNAFESFMIFAAAALMAYVTQQTSSLAAIAALAYLAARSLYPIFYILDVPWARSMMFGVGNLGIITLFVISLRSLVL, encoded by the coding sequence ATGGCACTTTCGTTCGTTGAGACAGTCTCAACCCCCACAATTTTGCTGTACAGCGTAGCGATCGCTGCTTTGTTGATCTATCTACCCTTTTTTGTGGTGGGCTATGGGCGCTTGAAAGCTGGCTACAACTCATCGGCTCCCCGCGCCCAGTTTGATCAACTGCCTCCCTACGCTCAGCGGGCAACCTGGGCCCATCAAAACGCCTTCGAGTCCTTCATGATCTTCGCCGCTGCTGCCCTGATGGCCTACGTGACGCAGCAGACCAGTTCCCTGGCAGCGATCGCCGCCCTCGCCTATCTGGCAGCGCGATCGCTCTATCCAATTTTTTACATTTTGGATGTACCCTGGGCGCGATCGATGATGTTTGGCGTGGGCAACTTGGGGATCATCACCCTATTTGTGATCAGCTTGCGCAGCCTAGTACTCTGA
- a CDS encoding DNA recombination-mediator protein A produces MSQSVDLPQDLPKVDEFLQELATIQQTGAKRIAILGSRHVPMTHQYLIELMSYALVLGGNQLLTSGATGTNSAAIRGAMRADPNLLTVILPQSLDRQPKESRKQLEKVLHLVTNPAHDDLPLAEASAICNEEIISRCQQLICFAFHDSRTLLKTCQDAEDQRRLVTLFYLD; encoded by the coding sequence TTGAGTCAATCAGTAGACCTACCGCAAGACCTGCCGAAGGTAGACGAGTTTTTACAAGAACTTGCGACGATCCAACAGACCGGAGCTAAGCGGATCGCGATACTGGGTTCGCGGCATGTGCCCATGACCCATCAGTATCTCATTGAACTCATGAGCTACGCGCTGGTGTTGGGCGGCAACCAACTTCTCACCTCCGGCGCAACCGGGACAAATTCTGCCGCCATCCGGGGGGCCATGCGTGCCGATCCCAATTTGTTGACGGTGATTTTGCCCCAAAGCCTCGATCGCCAGCCCAAGGAATCGCGCAAGCAGCTTGAAAAAGTGCTGCACCTCGTCACCAACCCAGCCCATGATGACTTGCCCCTAGCAGAGGCTAGCGCGATCTGCAACGAGGAGATCATCTCTCGGTGCCAGCAGCTCATTTGTTTTGCCTTCCACGATAGCCGCACCCTGCTCAAAACCTGCCAGGATGCAGAGGATCAGCGGCGGCTCGTCACCTTGTTTTACCTAGACTAG